In a genomic window of Mercenaria mercenaria strain notata chromosome 19, MADL_Memer_1, whole genome shotgun sequence:
- the LOC128550923 gene encoding uncharacterized protein LOC128550923 isoform X2, with protein MLPRKRARTSQRAPHTSSSDGNKGPSDQATPKSGQPKSQQTPPSPPNRKRQQTQPAPPNRSEGHVDSPGQSVKLTNVWIIGSSLIKGAYHRLAFRPDGNSLGLQHYNVRTTWEFLSGMRIRDIRRSVQYLLQFKDEPDIIVIHCGGNDIGTKSTWDITFEFKMLITDFLQPLLPNTRLIWSQILPRRTWRYVPYTPTAENIRKRINSSLATFVIRNGGGYIKYADISLEKQFFHTDDTHLSELGYDIMLNTLSSALYKIIIEGEKVYACT; from the exons ATGCTTCCACGAAAACGGGCCCGGACATCACAAAGAGCTCCACATACATCATCATCGGATGGAAACAAGGGTCCATCGGATCAAGCAACACCGAAATCTGGCCAGCCAAAGAGTCAACAAACACCACCGTCACCGCCGAATAGGAAACGTCAGCAGACACAGCCGGCACCGCCGAATAGGAGCGAAGGTCACGTGGACAGCCCGGGACAATCAG TTAAGCTGACCAATGTTTGGATAATAGGGTCCTCCCTAATAAAAGGAGCGTACCATAGACTAGCCTTTAGACCGGATGGCAACAGTTTAGGTTTGCAACATTATAATGTCAGGACCACGTGGGAATTTCTCAGTGGCATGAGAATTAGAGATATACGCAGGTCTGTACAATATTTACTACAATTTAAAGATGAACCAGACATCATTGTCATTCATTGTGGTGGAAATGACATAGGCACCAAATCCACTTGGGACATAACATTCGAATTCAAAATGTTGATAACTGATTTCCTGCAGCCATTACTGCCCAACACTAGGCTTATCTGGTCACAAATTCTTCCGCGCAGAACCTGGCGTTATGTACCATACACACCAACTGCGGAAAACATTAGAAAACGTATCAACAGTTCTCTCGCAACATTTGTTATTAGAAACGGAGGTGGCTATATAAAATACGCTGACATTtctttagaaaaacaattttttcacaCGGATGACACTCATTTGTCAGAACTTGGATACGATATAATGCTTAATACACTGTCTTCTGCTCTgtacaaaataataattgaaGGAGAGAAAGTATATGCATGTACATAG
- the LOC128550923 gene encoding uncharacterized protein LOC128550923 isoform X1 encodes MLPRKRARTSQRAPHTSSSDGNKGPSDQATPKSGQPKSQQTPPSPPNRKRQQTQPAPPNRSEGHVDSPGQSVDKTQSSTAPLRGPGALSSSGVLPPAVEGEIDRLISASLSQNTQKRYRSAIESFTNFCINSYVELNWPPTVEQITEYIAFMSLRQYSHSSVNCHISAISYVNKLNGLLDNTKQFIVRSMLEGLKRLKTNTDTRQPITQSVLLKLLDSLTHVCRSQFEAMLFTAAFSLAYIGLLRISEFTSSNKTTTSGVLKFQDVIIGSNKIRIYLQKSKTDQTGTGTSVDIEISDKNKFCCENIANYIAFRPNTDGPFFVHFDESPLTSFQFNAVLRKAIKFAGLDANLYKSHSFRIGGATSMFRDGTSINNIKSQGRWKSDSYKSYIR; translated from the exons ATGCTTCCACGAAAACGGGCCCGGACATCACAAAGAGCTCCACATACATCATCATCGGATGGAAACAAGGGTCCATCGGATCAAGCAACACCGAAATCTGGCCAGCCAAAGAGTCAACAAACACCACCGTCACCGCCGAATAGGAAACGTCAGCAGACACAGCCGGCACCGCCGAATAGGAGCGAAGGTCACGTGGACAGCCCGGGACAATCAG TGGACAAGACTCAATCATCTACTGCCCCTCTCCGCGGACCGGGAGCCTTGTCAAGTTCCGGAGTCCTTCCTCCAGCTGTTGAGGGCGAAATAGACAGGCTTATCAGCGCTTCCCTTTCACAAAATACACAGAAAAGATATCGTTCAGCAATCGAGTCTTTTACAAATTTCTGCATTAATAGTTATGTCGAATTAAACTGGCCACCAACCGTCGAGCAAATAACGGAATACATCGCATTCATGTCTTTAAGGCAATACTCGCACTCATCTGTAAATTGCCATATTTCTGCGATCAGTTACGTGAATAAATTGAATGGTCTACTGGATAATACCAAACAGTTTATCGTTAGAAGCATGTTAGAAGGGCTAAAGCGCCTGAAAACAAACACCGATACCAGACAACCAATAACGCAGTCAGTTCTGTTGAAGCTGTTAGATTCCCTAACACACGTTTGCAGATCACAATTTGAAGCCATGTTGTTTACGGCGGCTTTCTCGTTAGCTTACATTGGCTTATTACGTATTAGCGAATTTACTTCTAGCAATAAAACAACAACTTCAGGCGTTCTCAAGTTTCAGGATGTAATCATTGGGTCAAACAAAATACGAATTTACTTACAGAAATCAAAAACTGATCAGACGGGCACCGGAACATCAGTTGACATCGAAATAAGCGATAAGAACAAATTCTGTTGTGAAAACATTGCTAACTATATTGCCTTCAGACCAAATACAGATGGTCCATTCTTTGTTCATTTTGACGAAAGCCCGCTAACTTCTTTCCAGTTTAACGCAGTTCtgagaaaagcaataaaatttgcaGGTTTAGACGCCAATTTGTATAAATCACACTCTTTTAGAATTGGTGGCGCAACTTCAATGTTTCGAGACGGGacttcaataaataatataaagtcCCAAGGAAGATGGAAATCTGATAGTTACAAATCTTACATTCGTTAA